One region of Flavobacterium sp. KACC 22763 genomic DNA includes:
- the recQ gene encoding DNA helicase RecQ, with the protein MNSNEIEIHKELKKYFGFSQFKGLQEQVITSILDEKNTFVIMPTGGGKSLCYQLPALIQEGTAIVVSPLIALMKNQVDAIRSLSSENGIAHVLNSSLTKTEIAQVKKDITSGLTKLLYVAPESLTKEEYVAFLQSVPISFVAIDEAHCISEWGHDFRPEYRNLRNIIKQLGKVPIIGLTATATPKVQEDILKNLDMADANTFKASFNRPNLYYEVRTKTKNIESDIIRFIKQHKGKSGIIYCLSRKKVESIAEVLQVNGISAVPYHAGLDAKTRAKHQDMFLMEDVDVVVATIAFGMGIDKPDVRFVIHHDIPKSLESYYQETGRAGRDGGEGHCLAYYSYKDVEKLEKFMSGKPVAEQEIGFALLQEVVAYAETSMSRRKFLLHYFGEEFDSETGEGADMDDNVRNPKHKVEAKEQVVKLLEIVRDTKHIYKSKEIVFTLIGRINAVIKAHKTDAQPYFGSGSDHDEKYWMALLRQVLVSGYLSKDIETYGVIKITKAGLDFIKKPVSFMMSEDHEYTEADDETIVTGGKSSGTADEVLTGMLRELRKKVAKKLGVPPFVVFQDPSIEDMALKYPITIQELYNIHGVGEGKAKKYGSEFVALISRYVEDNDIIRPDDLVVKSTGVNSANKLYIIQNIDRKLPLSDIASAKGLSMDALIKEMEQIVYSGTKLNIKYWLDDILDDDQQEEIHDYFMESESDKIEDALKEFDGDYDIDELRLMRIKFISEVAN; encoded by the coding sequence ATGAATTCAAATGAAATTGAAATACATAAAGAATTAAAGAAGTATTTCGGCTTTAGCCAATTTAAAGGCTTGCAAGAGCAAGTCATTACGAGTATTTTAGACGAGAAGAATACATTCGTAATAATGCCGACTGGTGGAGGAAAGTCTCTTTGCTATCAACTGCCAGCTTTAATTCAAGAAGGAACAGCAATTGTTGTTTCTCCTTTAATTGCTTTGATGAAAAATCAGGTTGATGCAATTCGAAGCCTTTCGTCTGAAAATGGAATTGCACATGTATTAAACTCCTCTCTAACCAAAACAGAAATTGCTCAGGTTAAAAAAGATATTACATCTGGATTGACCAAACTTTTGTATGTAGCCCCAGAATCACTAACAAAAGAAGAATATGTAGCCTTTTTACAAAGCGTGCCTATTTCTTTTGTAGCCATTGATGAGGCACACTGTATCTCAGAATGGGGACATGATTTTAGACCAGAGTATAGAAATCTGAGAAATATAATTAAGCAGCTGGGTAAAGTGCCAATTATTGGTCTTACTGCAACCGCAACACCAAAGGTTCAGGAAGATATCTTGAAAAACCTTGATATGGCCGATGCCAATACTTTTAAAGCATCGTTCAACAGACCGAACTTATACTATGAAGTTCGTACAAAAACAAAAAATATCGAGTCGGATATTATTCGATTTATCAAACAGCATAAAGGCAAATCTGGAATTATTTACTGCTTAAGCCGTAAAAAAGTAGAATCGATTGCCGAAGTTTTGCAAGTAAACGGAATCAGTGCTGTTCCTTATCATGCAGGTTTAGATGCCAAAACGCGGGCTAAACATCAGGATATGTTCTTGATGGAAGATGTCGATGTCGTTGTGGCAACAATCGCTTTCGGAATGGGGATTGATAAACCAGACGTTCGTTTTGTAATTCACCACGATATTCCAAAATCACTTGAAAGCTATTACCAAGAAACTGGTCGTGCAGGTCGTGACGGAGGAGAAGGACATTGTTTGGCATATTACTCTTATAAGGATGTAGAAAAGCTAGAAAAATTCATGTCTGGAAAACCAGTTGCCGAACAAGAAATTGGTTTTGCACTTTTACAGGAAGTTGTGGCTTACGCCGAAACCTCAATGTCGCGTAGAAAGTTCTTGCTGCATTATTTCGGGGAAGAATTTGACAGCGAAACAGGTGAAGGTGCTGATATGGACGACAATGTTCGTAATCCGAAACATAAAGTTGAAGCCAAAGAACAAGTAGTTAAATTGCTGGAAATTGTTCGCGATACCAAACATATTTACAAATCAAAAGAAATTGTTTTTACTTTAATCGGGCGCATTAATGCGGTTATTAAAGCGCATAAAACAGACGCTCAGCCTTATTTTGGTTCTGGTTCAGACCACGACGAAAAATACTGGATGGCATTATTGCGACAAGTTTTGGTTTCTGGTTATTTGTCTAAAGACATTGAAACGTATGGAGTAATCAAAATTACAAAAGCCGGTTTAGATTTTATTAAAAAGCCAGTTTCGTTTATGATGTCTGAAGATCATGAATACACTGAAGCTGATGATGAAACTATTGTAACAGGAGGGAAATCTTCTGGAACTGCCGATGAAGTTTTAACAGGTATGCTTCGTGAACTTCGTAAAAAAGTGGCTAAAAAACTTGGAGTTCCTCCGTTTGTGGTTTTTCAAGATCCTTCCATTGAAGATATGGCTTTAAAATATCCGATAACAATTCAGGAATTATATAATATTCATGGTGTTGGTGAAGGAAAAGCTAAAAAATACGGAAGTGAATTCGTTGCTTTAATCAGTCGATATGTTGAGGATAACGATATTATTCGCCCAGACGATTTAGTGGTTAAATCTACAGGAGTAAATTCTGCCAACAAATTATACATCATTCAGAATATTGATAGAAAATTGCCTTTAAGTGATATCGCTTCCGCGAAAGGGCTTTCTATGGATGCGCTGATTAAAGAAATGGAGCAAATCGTTTATTCTGGTACAAAACTGAATATCAAATATTGGTTAGACGATATTCTAGACGACGATCAGCAAGAAGAAATTCATGACTATTTCATGGAATCAGAATCTGATAAAATCGAAGATGCGCTAAAAGAATTTGATGGCGATTACGATATTGATGAACTTCGTTTAATGCGTATTAAGTTTATCAGCGAGGTAGCGAACTAA
- a CDS encoding KpsF/GutQ family sugar-phosphate isomerase: MITKENILAIAKKTILSESEAITKLIDFLDENFYEAVQRIYESKGRLIVTGIGKSAIIAQKMVATFNSTGTPSMFLHAAEAIHGDLGMIQNDDVIICISKSGNSPEIKVLVPLLKRFGNTLIAITGNTTSFLAKGSDLVLNTTVDTEACPINLAPTNSTTAQLVMGDALAVCLMEMRDFKPEDFAVYHPGGALGKKLLLRVKDMIEHSLKPAVTPETSIKKAIFEISEKRLGVTAVIEDNKIIGIITDGDIRRMLNDVDSIADLTARDIMSKNPKVVSSETMAVDALNILEDFSITQLIVADNGEYKGVLHLHDILKEGIV, from the coding sequence TTGATCACAAAAGAAAATATATTGGCGATCGCCAAGAAAACAATACTCTCTGAAAGTGAAGCAATTACAAAACTAATTGATTTTTTGGACGAAAATTTTTACGAAGCTGTCCAACGCATATACGAATCTAAAGGCCGTCTAATCGTTACAGGAATTGGAAAAAGCGCGATCATTGCACAAAAAATGGTGGCTACTTTTAACTCAACTGGAACTCCTTCTATGTTTTTGCATGCTGCAGAAGCTATTCACGGCGATTTAGGAATGATCCAAAATGATGATGTCATTATCTGCATTTCTAAAAGCGGAAATAGCCCAGAAATTAAAGTCCTTGTTCCTTTATTAAAAAGATTCGGAAATACTTTGATTGCCATTACAGGAAACACAACTTCATTTTTAGCAAAAGGCTCTGATCTAGTTTTAAATACAACTGTTGACACAGAAGCCTGCCCTATCAATTTAGCGCCAACCAACAGCACAACAGCTCAGCTTGTTATGGGCGACGCTTTGGCCGTTTGCTTAATGGAAATGCGTGATTTTAAACCAGAAGATTTTGCGGTTTATCATCCTGGAGGCGCTTTAGGAAAAAAATTACTGCTTCGTGTAAAAGACATGATCGAGCATTCATTAAAACCAGCTGTCACTCCGGAAACTTCTATCAAAAAAGCAATTTTTGAAATCTCTGAAAAAAGATTAGGCGTTACAGCAGTAATTGAAGACAACAAAATTATCGGAATTATTACTGATGGAGACATCCGAAGAATGCTAAACGACGTAGATAGTATTGCGGACTTAACTGCAAGGGATATTATGTCAAAAAATCCAAAAGTAGTTTCGTCTGAAACTATGGCAGTCGATGCTTTAAATATTTTAGAAGACTTTTCTATTACACAATTGATCGTTGCAGATAACGGAGAATACAAAGGAGTTTTACATTTACATGACATTTTAAAAGAAGGAATCGTATAA
- the tatC gene encoding twin-arginine translocase subunit TatC, with product MAKKNLGEMSFLDHLEELRWLLVRSTLATIIMAIVTYFISDYLFDQIILGPIRPTFFTYVWFCDLSHSLGFADSICITELNFIIQNTEMEGQVNIFVWMCLLAGFILSFPYILWEIWKFISPALYEKERKNAKLFIFVSSLLFFLGVLFGYFVVIPMSVNFVATFSISDVVKNQFTLESYMGMVKTSILGSAIFFELPIAIYFLTKLGLVTPEFLRKYWKYAVVIILIIAAIVTPPDVVSQTIVAIPMLLIYEVSILISKIVYKNKLKENV from the coding sequence ATGGCAAAGAAAAATCTTGGCGAAATGTCATTTTTAGATCATCTTGAAGAATTAAGATGGTTATTGGTTAGAAGTACACTTGCAACAATCATAATGGCAATTGTAACTTATTTTATTAGTGATTATTTATTTGATCAAATTATTTTAGGTCCAATTAGACCAACATTCTTCACGTATGTTTGGTTTTGCGACTTATCTCATTCATTAGGATTTGCAGACAGTATCTGTATTACAGAACTGAACTTCATTATTCAAAATACTGAAATGGAAGGCCAGGTCAATATTTTTGTCTGGATGTGTCTTCTAGCAGGTTTCATTTTGAGTTTCCCTTATATTTTATGGGAAATCTGGAAATTCATCAGTCCTGCACTTTATGAGAAAGAAAGAAAAAATGCGAAATTATTCATCTTTGTTTCTTCTTTACTTTTCTTTTTGGGAGTATTATTTGGCTATTTTGTTGTAATTCCGATGTCGGTAAACTTCGTTGCCACATTCTCCATCAGTGATGTTGTAAAAAACCAGTTTACATTAGAATCTTATATGGGAATGGTTAAAACGAGTATTCTTGGAAGTGCGATCTTTTTTGAACTTCCAATTGCTATTTATTTCTTAACCAAATTAGGTTTAGTAACTCCCGAATTCTTAAGAAAGTATTGGAAATATGCTGTCGTAATTATTTTAATTATTGCTGCAATCGTAACGCCACCAGATGTTGTGAGCCAAACTATTGTTGCAATTCCGATGTTGCTTATTTACGAAGTTAGTATCCTAATTTCGAAGATTGTTTATAAAAATAAATTAAAAGAAAATGTCTGA
- a CDS encoding carboxymuconolactone decarboxylase family protein, which translates to MSDIVQEFNDYRSKMNEKLLADNNKIVKRIFNLDTNAYAEGALDVKTKELLGLVASAVLRCDDCVKYHLETSYKEGVSKEEMMEAMGIATLVGGTIVIPHLRRAYEFWEALEEQGK; encoded by the coding sequence ATGTCTGATATAGTTCAAGAATTTAACGACTATCGTTCTAAAATGAACGAAAAACTGCTTGCTGACAACAACAAAATTGTAAAGCGAATTTTTAATCTTGACACCAATGCCTATGCAGAAGGCGCTCTTGATGTAAAAACAAAAGAACTTTTAGGTTTGGTAGCATCAGCAGTTTTAAGATGTGACGACTGTGTGAAATACCATTTAGAAACAAGTTATAAAGAAGGTGTTTCTAAAGAAGAAATGATGGAAGCAATGGGAATTGCTACTCTTGTTGGAGGAACAATTGTAATCCCACATTTAAGAAGAGCTTACGAATTTTGGGAAGCACTGGAAGAGCAAGGCAAATAA
- the lptB gene encoding LPS export ABC transporter ATP-binding protein, which yields MKLRADNLIKTYKGRSVVKGISVEVNQGEIVGLLGPNGAGKTTSFYMIVGLVKPNQGNIFLDDLNITDYPMYKRAQQGIGYLAQEASVFRKLSIEDNILSVLQLTKLSKEEQIAKMESLIEEFSLEHIRTNRGDLLSGGERRRTEIARALATDPKFILLDEPFAGVDPVAVEDIQRIVAQLKNKNIGILITDHNVQETLAITDKTYLMFEGGILKAGVPEELVEDEMVRRVYLGQNFELRKKKLEF from the coding sequence ATGAAGCTAAGAGCCGATAATTTAATCAAAACCTATAAAGGGCGAAGCGTTGTAAAAGGAATTTCTGTTGAAGTAAATCAAGGAGAAATCGTAGGGCTTTTGGGGCCAAATGGAGCGGGAAAAACAACGTCTTTCTACATGATTGTAGGATTGGTAAAACCAAATCAAGGAAATATTTTTCTTGATGATTTAAATATTACCGACTATCCGATGTACAAACGTGCACAGCAAGGAATTGGTTATTTGGCACAAGAAGCTTCTGTTTTTAGAAAATTAAGTATTGAAGACAATATTTTGAGCGTTTTACAATTGACTAAACTTTCTAAAGAAGAGCAAATTGCCAAAATGGAAAGTTTAATTGAAGAATTCAGTTTAGAGCATATTCGCACCAACCGAGGCGATTTGCTTTCTGGAGGTGAACGTCGTCGTACAGAGATTGCACGCGCATTGGCAACCGATCCAAAATTCATTTTATTGGATGAACCTTTTGCAGGAGTTGACCCTGTTGCGGTTGAAGATATTCAGCGAATTGTAGCACAATTAAAAAACAAAAACATCGGAATCTTAATTACCGATCACAACGTTCAAGAAACTCTAGCAATTACAGACAAAACATACTTAATGTTTGAAGGTGGAATTCTTAAAGCCGGAGTTCCAGAAGAATTGGTAGAAGACGAAATGGTTCGCCGCGTTTATCTTGGACAAAACTTCGAGCTTCGTAAAAAGAAACTTGAATTTTAA
- a CDS encoding glycoside hydrolase family 25 protein — translation MARKTTYRKTYSRKPAGRSFLSRLFRGLLLIFFGLLFIALIYHYRKGLAYYLGFRTEKVLEEDEVDKHLSDVRNIRVLENHKGKVIGIDVSEFQGKVDWEEVEILDEKYPVQFVFIRATAGNDRVDRQFKRNWEGAKENKIMRGAYHYYRPNENSIEQADLFIKTVKLQKGDLPPVLDIEKLPKNQSLDSLKKGLKRWLVKVEKHYQVRPIIYSGERYYSDFLKEEFGDYLFWIANYNFYREKIEDDWLFWQFTEKASLPGIKHRVDVNIYNGDLEQLHFITVE, via the coding sequence ATGGCAAGAAAAACGACTTATCGTAAAACATATTCAAGAAAACCAGCAGGAAGATCTTTTCTGAGCAGACTTTTTCGAGGTCTTTTATTGATTTTTTTCGGACTTTTATTCATTGCATTAATCTATCATTATCGCAAAGGACTTGCTTATTATTTAGGTTTTAGAACAGAAAAGGTTTTAGAAGAGGATGAGGTTGACAAGCATCTTTCTGATGTGCGAAATATTCGAGTTCTCGAAAATCATAAAGGAAAGGTAATTGGAATTGACGTATCTGAATTTCAAGGAAAAGTAGATTGGGAAGAAGTCGAAATCTTAGATGAAAAATATCCTGTTCAATTTGTTTTCATCCGAGCAACTGCCGGAAATGATCGTGTTGATAGACAGTTTAAAAGAAACTGGGAAGGCGCAAAAGAGAATAAAATAATGCGTGGTGCTTACCACTATTATCGTCCAAACGAAAATTCAATAGAGCAAGCTGATCTTTTTATTAAAACTGTAAAATTGCAGAAGGGAGATCTTCCGCCTGTTTTGGATATCGAAAAATTGCCTAAAAATCAATCTTTAGACAGTTTGAAAAAAGGATTAAAGCGTTGGCTAGTTAAAGTAGAAAAACACTATCAAGTTCGCCCAATCATTTATTCAGGAGAAAGGTATTATTCGGATTTTTTAAAAGAAGAATTCGGAGATTATTTGTTTTGGATTGCCAATTACAATTTCTACAGAGAAAAAATTGAAGATGATTGGCTGTTTTGGCAGTTTACAGAAAAAGCTTCGCTGCCAGGAATCAAACACCGTGTTGATGTTAATATTTACAATGGCGATTTAGAACAATTGCATTTTATTACAGTGGAATAA
- a CDS encoding CDP-alcohol phosphatidyltransferase family protein yields MNIKKHIPNLITLINLFCGCVAIVYVSQNNYLMAFYMVCLGIFFDFFDGFFARLFKVSSPLGLQLDSLADMVTSGVTPGYVMYSMFTNSAHELGTHPAIPFLGFIITLGSCYRLANFNIDTRQTDSFIGLPTPANALFILSLPLVISFSDSLMVLEILTNQWVLLVITLCSAYILNAEIPLFALKIKKFSFKENALQIVFLIISVLMIVFLQYIAIPLIIAFYVFLSIINNLFLKK; encoded by the coding sequence ATGAATATTAAAAAGCATATCCCAAATCTAATTACATTAATAAATCTTTTTTGCGGTTGTGTCGCAATTGTTTATGTTTCTCAGAACAATTATTTAATGGCTTTTTATATGGTTTGCTTAGGAATCTTTTTTGATTTCTTTGATGGCTTTTTTGCCAGATTATTTAAAGTGTCAAGCCCACTTGGATTGCAGTTAGATTCTTTGGCGGATATGGTAACAAGTGGTGTAACTCCAGGATATGTAATGTATAGTATGTTTACCAACAGCGCGCACGAGTTAGGAACACATCCAGCAATTCCGTTTTTAGGATTTATTATCACTTTAGGATCTTGCTATCGTTTGGCTAATTTTAATATCGATACACGTCAAACCGATTCTTTCATCGGATTGCCTACACCTGCAAATGCTTTGTTTATTTTAAGTCTTCCTTTGGTTATTTCGTTTTCAGATTCTTTGATGGTTTTAGAAATCTTAACTAATCAATGGGTTTTATTGGTAATCACATTATGCAGTGCTTATATTTTAAATGCTGAAATTCCTTTATTTGCTTTAAAAATTAAAAAATTCAGTTTTAAAGAAAACGCACTTCAGATTGTGTTTTTGATTATTTCTGTATTAATGATTGTTTTTCTTCAGTATATAGCAATTCCATTGATTATTGCTTTTTACGTATTCTTGTCGATCATTAATAATCTTTTTTTGAAAAAGTAA
- a CDS encoding putative type IX sorting system protein PorV2, translating into MKKYLVFLFFWSCTFQYAQTVRKYSNEFMNIGVDAAALGMASAVTASTNDVNAVYWNPAGLTHLEDHQIALMHASYFANIAQYDYIGYASPIDDRSAWGISMIRFGVDDIMDTTQLIDNQGNIDYNRINLFSTADYGFTFSYARKLPVDGFQYGVNAKVIRRIIGKFANSWGFGFDIGLQFERNDWKFGLMLRDITTTYNVWNIDEKEYEKIANAIPGENNTLPESTEITLPKAQLGVSKRFDFHNECSLVTSANLNMRFEQTNDIISSKAVSIDPALGFEFGYTDLVFVRAGAGNFQNVTQLDNTEKVNFQPNIGVGFRYKGIQIDYALTDLGNQSTALYSNIFSLKVDLGIFR; encoded by the coding sequence TTGAAGAAATATTTAGTGTTTTTATTCTTTTGGAGTTGTACTTTTCAGTATGCGCAAACCGTTCGAAAATATTCGAATGAATTTATGAATATTGGAGTTGATGCCGCTGCTCTTGGGATGGCAAGTGCCGTGACAGCTTCGACAAACGATGTAAATGCAGTTTACTGGAATCCTGCAGGTTTGACACATCTTGAAGATCATCAAATTGCTTTAATGCATGCCAGCTATTTTGCCAATATTGCACAATACGATTACATTGGTTACGCAAGTCCAATTGATGACAGAAGCGCATGGGGAATTTCGATGATTCGTTTTGGAGTTGATGACATTATGGATACCACACAATTAATCGATAACCAAGGAAATATAGATTACAATAGAATCAACCTTTTCTCTACGGCCGATTATGGTTTTACTTTTTCTTATGCTAGGAAACTTCCTGTTGACGGATTTCAATATGGCGTAAATGCAAAAGTAATTAGAAGAATAATTGGAAAATTTGCCAACTCGTGGGGTTTTGGATTTGATATCGGACTTCAGTTTGAAAGAAATGACTGGAAGTTTGGTTTAATGCTTCGCGACATCACTACAACTTACAATGTGTGGAATATTGATGAAAAAGAATATGAAAAAATCGCCAATGCCATTCCAGGAGAAAATAACACTTTACCAGAAAGCACAGAAATAACATTGCCAAAGGCACAATTAGGCGTTTCAAAAAGATTTGATTTTCATAATGAATGCAGTCTTGTGACCTCTGCTAATTTAAATATGCGATTTGAGCAGACAAATGATATCATCTCTTCAAAAGCAGTAAGTATAGACCCAGCTCTAGGGTTTGAGTTTGGCTATACTGATTTAGTTTTTGTTCGTGCTGGCGCTGGAAACTTTCAGAATGTAACCCAGCTGGACAATACCGAAAAAGTAAATTTTCAGCCTAATATTGGTGTAGGTTTTAGATATAAAGGCATACAAATTGATTACGCTTTGACCGATTTAGGAAATCAAAGTACCGCTTTGTATTCTAATATTTTTTCATTGAAAGTAGATTTAGGTATCTTTAGATAA
- a CDS encoding lipoprotein N-acyltransferase Lnb domain-containing protein: protein MKTVMFKKAFFILLFLTGFIGFSQSLALSKDAKISILTCGLGNETYSYFGHTGIRVLDPVNNFDVVYNYGTFDFRTPNFVLKFAKGDLQYFATVHSYADFFNEYTYEKRSIYEQELLISQDLKQKLFNQLNAVLDSEERYYTYKFIDRNCTSMVVDVVNKTLGENVIVKKEDTDKTYRSILFPYFDGHFYDQLGTSIIFGTKVDQMGTRIFLPFELKNSLDKTTFQNKPLAAKSKTLLEFTKETPKSWWNNIYTYLFILLFVIFAKNKMVDKIYFLILSLIGIFFVIMGFYSFHQELAMNYNVLLFSPLLLVLVLFSIFKNKLWTYRFSLINFVMLVIYFLFLINKAHFFITLPLIITSGVVLVRTAIRNKKPIPIII from the coding sequence ATGAAAACTGTCATGTTCAAAAAAGCATTTTTTATTTTGTTATTCTTAACCGGTTTTATTGGTTTCAGCCAAAGTTTAGCTTTATCTAAAGACGCCAAAATAAGTATTTTGACTTGCGGTCTTGGAAATGAAACGTATTCTTATTTTGGACATACAGGAATTAGAGTTTTAGATCCTGTAAACAATTTTGACGTTGTTTACAATTATGGAACTTTTGATTTTAGAACTCCGAATTTTGTTCTAAAGTTTGCTAAAGGAGATTTGCAATATTTTGCAACTGTGCATTCGTATGCCGATTTTTTTAATGAATACACTTATGAGAAAAGAAGTATTTATGAGCAGGAATTACTAATTTCTCAAGATTTAAAACAAAAACTTTTTAATCAGTTAAATGCAGTTTTAGATTCTGAAGAACGTTATTACACTTATAAATTCATCGATAGAAACTGCACTTCGATGGTTGTTGATGTGGTGAATAAAACTTTAGGCGAAAATGTAATTGTCAAGAAAGAAGATACAGACAAAACTTATCGTTCTATCCTATTTCCTTATTTTGATGGACATTTTTACGATCAATTGGGTACAAGTATTATTTTCGGAACAAAAGTCGATCAAATGGGAACCAGAATTTTTCTTCCTTTTGAATTGAAAAACAGTTTAGATAAAACTACTTTCCAGAATAAACCTCTTGCTGCCAAAAGCAAAACTTTATTAGAGTTTACAAAAGAAACACCAAAATCTTGGTGGAACAATATTTACACTTATCTTTTTATTTTACTTTTTGTAATCTTTGCGAAAAACAAAATGGTAGATAAAATCTACTTTTTGATTCTCTCTCTAATTGGAATATTCTTCGTGATTATGGGATTTTATTCGTTCCACCAGGAATTGGCAATGAATTATAACGTATTACTTTTTAGTCCGCTTTTATTGGTTCTAGTTTTATTTTCAATTTTCAAAAACAAACTATGGACTTATAGATTTTCGTTGATTAACTTTGTAATGCTTGTGATTTACTTTTTATTTTTAATCAATAAAGCACATTTCTTCATCACTTTACCGTTGATCATTACAAGCGGAGTGGTTTTAGTGCGAACCGCAATTCGCAACAAAAAACCAATTCCGATTATAATTTAA
- a CDS encoding exopolysaccharide biosynthesis polyprenyl glycosylphosphotransferase — translation MLSKKKMHFEISERKILLLSFDAVFILFALYLLSTIFDYHYFTFDLSSSLSILLLVSYLYAFGVIFEIYNLQVASNHLQILQNVIFTATATVLAYLLTPVLSPVLPKQRLVIVIFYFTILITLLLWRLFYCYFLASHRFSQNVVLICDQSEVEELVLGLENVDPHYKIVGFVNSDSITDENLDFHYVSEIKKEDLERFVSTHYVSEIVIASQKTDGITSDLYQQLLHLLEKGNIIREYTQVYESKTQRIPVHHIERDFYRFFPFSRSNSNKLYLFFVRLIELMFSVLGLLISLVFIPIIFVCNLFANKGSLFYTQERVGKNGVVFKIYKFRTMTENSETNGAVFATHNDKRVTPFGKFMRKSRIDEFPQFINILKGDMGVIGPRPERPFFVEEIAAVMPFYETRHVIKPGLTGWAQVNYSYGESIDESLVKLQYDLYYIKHRSIFLDLSITFKTITTVLFYRGQ, via the coding sequence ATGTTATCAAAAAAGAAAATGCATTTCGAAATTTCAGAGAGGAAGATATTGCTCCTTTCTTTCGATGCTGTTTTTATTTTATTTGCTTTATATCTATTAAGCACAATCTTTGATTATCATTATTTCACCTTTGATTTAAGTAGCTCGCTCAGTATACTTTTATTGGTCAGCTATCTTTATGCCTTTGGTGTAATATTTGAAATCTATAATTTACAAGTAGCAAGCAATCATCTTCAGATTCTGCAGAATGTCATTTTTACGGCTACTGCAACTGTTTTGGCTTATTTACTTACGCCAGTTCTTTCCCCTGTATTACCCAAACAAAGATTAGTAATCGTAATATTTTATTTTACAATACTAATTACATTACTGCTTTGGCGTTTATTTTATTGCTATTTTTTAGCCTCGCATCGTTTTTCGCAAAATGTTGTTTTGATTTGTGATCAAAGCGAAGTCGAAGAATTAGTTTTAGGATTGGAAAACGTTGATCCTCATTACAAAATTGTTGGTTTTGTTAATTCTGATTCCATTACAGATGAGAATTTAGATTTTCATTATGTAAGCGAAATAAAGAAGGAAGATTTAGAACGTTTTGTTTCTACCCACTATGTCTCAGAAATTGTAATCGCTTCTCAGAAAACAGATGGTATTACTTCCGACCTATATCAGCAGTTGCTTCATTTATTGGAAAAAGGAAATATTATTCGCGAGTATACGCAAGTCTACGAAAGCAAAACACAACGAATTCCTGTTCATCATATAGAAAGAGATTTTTATAGATTTTTTCCTTTTAGTAGAAGTAATAGCAACAAACTCTATTTATTTTTCGTTCGTCTTATTGAACTTATGTTTTCTGTTTTAGGACTTTTGATCAGCTTGGTTTTTATTCCGATAATTTTTGTTTGCAACCTTTTTGCTAATAAAGGAAGTCTTTTTTATACCCAAGAAAGGGTAGGTAAAAACGGAGTAGTTTTCAAGATCTACAAGTTTAGGACTATGACTGAGAATTCAGAGACAAATGGTGCTGTTTTTGCGACTCATAATGATAAAAGAGTTACTCCGTTTGGTAAATTTATGCGAAAGTCTAGAATTGACGAATTTCCTCAGTTTATTAATATCTTAAAAGGAGATATGGGGGTAATTGGGCCAAGACCTGAAAGACCATTTTTTGTTGAAGAAATCGCCGCTGTAATGCCTTTTTATGAAACGCGCCATGTAATTAAACCCGGACTCACTGGTTGGGCACAGGTTAATTATTCTTATGGAGAATCAATCGACGAAAGTTTGGTTAAACTTCAGTACGATTTGTATTATATCAAACACAGAAGTATATTTCTAGATTTGAGTATTACTTTCAAAACTATTACGACAGTTTTATTCTACAGAGGTCAGTAA